In Agrobacterium tumefaciens, a single genomic region encodes these proteins:
- a CDS encoding peptidoglycan D,D-transpeptidase FtsI family protein produces the protein MSFLSRVMVLKSKAHFSASTTGVYTDHAAFEGARKRRAAQAKSRVGLLIFGFIAFYAVVGGRLVQYGMAEQETVSSIAPADRLMASRPDLLDRNGEVLATDIRTVSLFAEPHRIVDIDEAIEKLRTVLPDLDQRGTYQKLTSNSRFQWLRRQLTPKQQSQILALGIPGVGFRPEKRRFYPGGPTAAHVVGHVNIDNRGVAGMERYVDSQGLADLTALGMTSDQPLEPVKLSIDLRVQSIVREVVTAAIAKFQAIGAGAVVLDVHTGEVLAMASVPDYDPNNPAEGAKEGWLNRMSNGTFEMGSTFKSFTIAMGLDSGRVRLGDMFDARYPIRIGGFTIKDFHGKGRMLSVPEIFQYSSNIGTAKIADTVGTEGHKEFLTRLGLLTRMQTELPEVALPSQPREWKKINSITISFGHGVSTTPLQTAVAGAALVNGGKLIEPTFLPRTREQADQVAKQVLKPGASKDMRFLFEWNGVNGSGRNARVDGFNVGGKTGTADKVVNGRYVHDKNFNAFLSAFPMDDPQYVVLSFIDEPKTDKGNGAALAGTSAAPMVHDIITRTAAVLGVKPKFGKDGSALLVSY, from the coding sequence ATGTCTTTTCTCTCCCGCGTCATGGTTCTGAAGAGCAAGGCTCACTTTTCCGCCAGCACCACCGGTGTCTATACGGATCATGCGGCTTTTGAGGGCGCCCGCAAAAGACGCGCCGCCCAGGCGAAAAGCCGCGTCGGCCTTCTCATTTTCGGCTTTATTGCCTTTTATGCCGTCGTCGGTGGCCGTTTGGTGCAATATGGCATGGCGGAACAGGAAACGGTTTCGAGCATCGCGCCCGCAGACCGGTTGATGGCGTCGCGCCCCGATCTCCTCGACCGTAACGGCGAGGTGCTGGCCACCGATATCCGCACCGTCTCGCTGTTTGCCGAGCCACATCGCATCGTCGATATCGATGAGGCCATCGAGAAGCTGCGCACCGTCCTGCCGGACCTTGACCAGCGTGGCACCTATCAGAAGCTCACCTCCAATTCGCGCTTCCAGTGGCTGCGCCGTCAGCTGACGCCGAAGCAGCAGAGCCAGATTCTGGCGCTCGGCATTCCCGGCGTCGGGTTCCGCCCGGAAAAGCGCCGCTTTTATCCCGGCGGGCCGACCGCCGCCCATGTCGTCGGTCACGTCAATATCGACAATCGCGGCGTTGCCGGCATGGAACGTTACGTTGACAGCCAGGGCCTTGCCGATCTGACGGCGCTCGGCATGACCAGCGATCAGCCGCTGGAGCCGGTGAAGCTCTCGATCGATCTGCGTGTGCAGTCCATCGTGCGCGAAGTCGTGACCGCGGCGATTGCCAAGTTCCAGGCGATCGGTGCAGGTGCCGTGGTTCTGGATGTGCATACCGGTGAAGTTCTCGCCATGGCCTCGGTGCCGGATTACGATCCGAACAACCCGGCCGAAGGCGCGAAAGAAGGCTGGCTCAACCGCATGTCGAACGGCACGTTCGAAATGGGCTCCACCTTCAAGTCCTTCACGATTGCCATGGGTCTCGATTCGGGCCGTGTCCGTCTCGGCGATATGTTCGATGCGCGTTACCCCATCCGCATCGGCGGCTTCACCATCAAGGATTTCCACGGCAAGGGCCGGATGCTCTCGGTCCCCGAAATCTTCCAGTATTCGTCGAATATCGGTACGGCCAAGATCGCCGATACTGTTGGCACCGAGGGCCACAAGGAATTCCTCACAAGGCTTGGCCTCCTGACCCGCATGCAGACCGAACTGCCGGAAGTGGCGTTGCCGTCCCAGCCGCGCGAATGGAAGAAGATCAACTCCATCACCATTTCCTTCGGTCACGGCGTTTCCACGACACCGCTGCAGACGGCGGTTGCCGGTGCCGCGCTCGTCAATGGCGGCAAGCTGATCGAGCCGACATTCCTGCCGCGTACCCGCGAACAGGCGGATCAGGTGGCGAAGCAGGTTCTGAAGCCGGGCGCCAGCAAGGACATGCGTTTCCTGTTCGAGTGGAATGGTGTCAACGGTTCCGGCCGCAACGCGCGCGTCGATGGTTTCAACGTCGGCGGCAAGACCGGCACGGCCGACAAGGTCGTCAACGGACGTTACGTGCACGACAAGAACTTCAACGCCTTCCTGTCGGCCTTCCCGATGGACGACCCGCAATATGTGGTGCTGTCCTTTATCGACGAGCCGAAGACCGACAAGGGCAACGGCGCAGCGCTTGCCGGCACGTCCGCGGCACCGATGGTGCACGATATCATCACCCGCACGGCGGCGGTGCTGGGCGTGAAGCCGAAGTTCGGCAAGGATGGCTCGGCCTTGCTCGTGTCTTATTGA
- the ftsL gene encoding cell division protein FtsL yields MLRTFDVVLMGVMVAAAVVTYSIKHKTDLKLEEVRKLEAEIKLEKDTIDLLRADWALLTQPNRLHRLVNAYQTELGLSPTLPTQLAQPRELPMLRSQLPQPPEPEGMSVEDVIAAAVNGSKPGATLGGASKPKSPPAGQIAVNGVPVPTPRARVSRPAPAPVPVASATAGDETGEMDETITGSVNR; encoded by the coding sequence ATGCTGCGCACTTTCGATGTCGTCTTGATGGGTGTGATGGTCGCTGCGGCGGTCGTCACCTATTCGATCAAGCACAAGACCGATCTGAAGCTTGAGGAGGTCCGCAAGCTCGAGGCCGAGATCAAGCTTGAAAAGGATACGATCGATCTTTTGAGGGCCGACTGGGCGCTTCTGACGCAGCCGAACCGCCTGCACCGCCTCGTCAACGCCTATCAGACTGAGCTTGGCCTTTCGCCGACGCTGCCGACGCAACTGGCGCAGCCGCGCGAACTGCCCATGCTGCGTTCGCAATTGCCGCAGCCGCCCGAACCTGAGGGCATGAGCGTCGAGGATGTCATCGCCGCCGCCGTCAACGGTTCCAAGCCGGGCGCTACGCTGGGTGGTGCCTCGAAGCCCAAATCGCCGCCCGCCGGTCAGATCGCCGTGAACGGTGTTCCGGTGCCCACGCCCCGCGCACGCGTTTCACGTCCGGCGCCGGCGCCTGTACCGGTCGCTTCCGCCACCGCTGGCGATGAAACCGGCGAGATGGATGAAACCATAACAGGATCGGTGAACCGCTGA
- the rsmH gene encoding 16S rRNA (cytosine(1402)-N(4))-methyltransferase RsmH, whose protein sequence is MAANSGGRSSDADGGPQRHIPVLLREVIAALEPAPGKIILDGTFGAGGYTQAILDQGADVIALDRDPTAIAGGQAMVAANGGRLSLIQSQFSDLARHAPEGGLDGVVLDIGVSSMQIDEAERGFSFQKNGPLDMRMSASGVSAADVVNRAKVGDLIRIFGFLGEEKQPGRIARAIEKKRAEEPFRTTRDLAGLIEIVTPRKAKDKIHPATRVFQALRVFVNDELGELAQALFAAEQVLKPGGRLVVVTFHSLEDRIVKKFFSDRSGKAAGSRHLPMVEDKPAIFDAIGKPMIAASEEEAELNPRARSAKLRAGLRTTASARAADFSIFELPDLASLEKMGG, encoded by the coding sequence ATGGCGGCGAATTCTGGCGGGCGATCTTCTGATGCCGATGGCGGACCTCAGCGTCACATCCCGGTCCTGCTTCGCGAAGTCATTGCCGCGCTGGAACCTGCACCCGGCAAGATCATTCTCGACGGCACCTTTGGCGCCGGCGGTTATACCCAGGCGATTCTCGACCAGGGCGCCGATGTCATCGCGCTCGATCGCGATCCAACCGCGATCGCAGGCGGCCAGGCCATGGTTGCCGCCAATGGCGGCCGGTTGAGCCTCATCCAGTCGCAATTTTCCGATCTGGCCAGGCACGCTCCCGAGGGTGGGCTTGATGGCGTCGTTCTCGATATCGGCGTTTCCTCCATGCAGATCGACGAGGCCGAGCGCGGTTTTTCCTTCCAGAAGAACGGCCCCCTCGATATGCGCATGTCCGCTTCCGGTGTTTCGGCGGCCGATGTCGTCAACCGCGCGAAGGTTGGTGATCTCATTCGCATCTTTGGTTTTCTCGGTGAAGAAAAACAGCCGGGTCGCATTGCCCGCGCCATCGAGAAGAAGAGGGCGGAAGAGCCCTTCCGAACCACCCGCGATCTGGCTGGTCTCATCGAAATCGTTACGCCGCGCAAGGCGAAGGACAAGATTCACCCGGCAACGCGGGTGTTCCAGGCGCTGCGTGTTTTCGTCAATGACGAGCTGGGCGAGCTGGCGCAGGCCCTGTTTGCCGCCGAGCAGGTTTTGAAACCCGGCGGCCGGCTGGTCGTCGTCACCTTCCATTCGCTGGAAGACCGTATCGTCAAGAAATTCTTCTCCGACCGTTCGGGCAAGGCCGCCGGTTCCCGGCATCTGCCGATGGTGGAGGACAAGCCCGCCATTTTCGATGCTATCGGCAAGCCCATGATCGCTGCCAGCGAGGAAGAGGCGGAGCTTAATCCGCGTGCCCGTTCCGCCAAGTTGCGCGCCGGCCTGCGCACCACCGCATCGGCGCGGGCGGCGGATTTCTCGATCTTCGAGCTTCCCGATCTCGCCAGCCTTGAAAAGATGGGAGGCTGA
- the mraZ gene encoding division/cell wall cluster transcriptional repressor MraZ — protein sequence MDRFLSNVTNRIDAKGRVSVPSPFRSVLAKRDIQELYCLQDFAFPAISVGGPDLLERYERQIASMDAFSPEANAMSLLVHGGGVFMKLDQEGRLMVTDFVREFTGISTDVTFVGRADHFQLWQPNAFLAAQAEARAGRGFSAARPA from the coding sequence ATGGACCGCTTTTTATCGAACGTGACGAACAGGATCGACGCCAAGGGGCGCGTTTCGGTTCCGTCTCCGTTTCGTTCGGTGCTGGCGAAGCGCGACATTCAGGAGCTTTATTGTCTTCAGGATTTCGCCTTTCCGGCAATCAGCGTCGGCGGTCCGGATCTGCTGGAGCGCTACGAGCGGCAGATAGCGTCCATGGATGCTTTCTCGCCAGAGGCGAACGCGATGTCGCTGCTGGTTCACGGCGGCGGCGTTTTCATGAAGCTCGACCAGGAAGGTCGGTTGATGGTGACGGATTTTGTGCGGGAATTCACCGGCATATCCACCGATGTCACCTTCGTTGGACGAGCGGATCATTTTCAGCTTTGGCAACCGAATGCGTTTCTGGCGGCGCAGGCGGAAGCAAGAGCGGGGCGCGGTTTTTCGGCTGCTCGCCCCGCATAG
- a CDS encoding NADP-dependent oxidoreductase, which yields MKSFLIDRYAKGGPLRFGDSPEPELRDNDVMVEIHAASVNVLDNKIRDGEFKLILPYRLPLVLGNDVAGVVVRVGANVRKFKPGDEVYARPAQGRIGTFAEYIAIDEADVALKPNNLTMEEAASIPLVALTAWQVLVERANLQKGQKVLIHAGSGGVGTVAIQLAKHLGAYVATTTSTGNIDLVKSLGADSVVDYKKDDFEKVLRGYDVVLNSLGKDTLEKSLAVLKPGGKLISISGPPDPDFARQNGLGWPLRQVMRLLSSGIRRKSKRLGVSYSFLFMTANGGQLEKITSLIEAGDIRPVVDRVFPFEKTNEALDHVQTGRAKGKVVIAVK from the coding sequence ATGAAATCATTCCTGATCGATCGCTACGCCAAAGGCGGTCCCCTCCGGTTCGGCGATAGCCCCGAACCGGAATTGCGCGACAACGATGTCATGGTCGAAATTCATGCCGCCAGCGTGAATGTTCTGGACAATAAAATCAGGGACGGTGAGTTCAAGCTCATCCTGCCATACCGCCTTCCGCTGGTGCTGGGCAACGATGTCGCGGGCGTCGTGGTTCGGGTCGGCGCGAATGTCCGCAAATTCAAGCCCGGTGATGAGGTCTATGCACGCCCGGCTCAGGGGCGGATCGGGACATTTGCCGAGTACATCGCCATAGACGAGGCCGACGTGGCGTTGAAGCCGAACAATCTGACCATGGAAGAGGCGGCATCCATACCGCTCGTCGCCCTGACAGCATGGCAGGTGCTTGTCGAGCGAGCCAACCTGCAAAAGGGACAGAAGGTCTTGATCCATGCCGGCTCGGGCGGCGTGGGCACTGTCGCGATCCAGCTTGCCAAACATCTCGGAGCATATGTGGCCACAACCACGAGCACGGGAAATATTGATCTCGTGAAAAGTCTCGGTGCAGACAGTGTGGTTGATTACAAGAAGGATGACTTCGAAAAAGTGCTGCGGGGCTATGACGTGGTGCTGAACAGCCTCGGAAAGGACACGCTGGAAAAATCCCTTGCGGTGCTGAAGCCTGGCGGGAAGCTGATTTCGATTTCCGGCCCACCAGATCCGGATTTCGCGCGGCAGAATGGCTTAGGTTGGCCGCTTCGACAGGTCATGCGCCTGCTAAGTTCCGGCATCAGGAGAAAATCGAAGCGGCTGGGGGTCAGCTATTCTTTCCTCTTCATGACCGCGAATGGCGGCCAGCTCGAAAAGATTACCTCGTTGATCGAGGCGGGCGATATACGCCCCGTGGTGGACCGGGTCTTTCCGTTCGAGAAGACCAACGAGGCACTGGACCATGTCCAGACGGGCCGTGCAAAGGGGAAGGTCGTCATTGCGGTAAAGTGA
- a CDS encoding oxidoreductase has translation MSDKERGIALVTGASSGIGLVTAQALRRDGYRVFGTSRKPMPDTADGITMLICDVSDDASVQRAVDEVLSRAGRIDLLVNNAGIGLLGGAEESSTEQAKAVFDVNVFGVIRMTNAVLPVMRRQRRGRIVNLSSILGLIPAPYNALYAATKHAIEGYSESLDHEVRTQGIRIVLVEPGVTRTSFEENLTRPDRPLAVYDTVRTDAEKFMREIVEKGDAPEVVAKAVLKAANATSPKRRYTAGKAAGQVRFIRRFLPESVVDKNLRKFNRLPD, from the coding sequence ATGAGTGATAAAGAACGCGGCATCGCCCTGGTCACGGGCGCATCCTCGGGCATAGGTCTGGTGACGGCGCAGGCGCTGCGGCGTGATGGCTACCGTGTCTTCGGCACGAGCCGGAAGCCGATGCCCGATACGGCGGATGGGATCACGATGCTGATCTGCGACGTTAGCGACGATGCATCCGTGCAGCGCGCCGTCGACGAGGTTCTGAGCCGCGCAGGGCGGATCGATCTTCTCGTCAATAATGCCGGGATCGGACTGCTTGGCGGCGCTGAGGAATCCTCGACGGAACAGGCGAAGGCCGTGTTCGACGTCAACGTATTCGGCGTCATAAGAATGACAAATGCGGTCCTGCCCGTCATGAGACGGCAGCGTCGAGGCCGGATCGTCAATCTCAGCTCCATACTCGGGCTGATTCCCGCTCCCTATAATGCGCTTTACGCAGCTACCAAGCATGCCATCGAAGGCTATTCGGAATCCCTTGACCACGAGGTGCGAACGCAGGGTATCCGCATCGTGCTTGTCGAACCCGGTGTAACCCGAACGTCTTTCGAAGAGAACCTCACGCGACCGGACCGGCCGCTTGCCGTTTACGATACTGTTCGCACCGATGCGGAAAAATTCATGCGCGAGATCGTTGAAAAAGGTGATGCACCCGAAGTGGTTGCTAAGGCCGTCCTCAAGGCCGCCAACGCGACATCGCCCAAAAGGCGTTATACTGCCGGAAAAGCTGCGGGGCAGGTCCGCTTTATCCGCCGCTTTCTGCCCGAGTCCGTCGTCGACAAGAACCTTCGGAAGTTCAACAGGCTGCCCGATTGA
- a CDS encoding winged helix-turn-helix transcriptional regulator, translating to MKKLSDQPCLIARSLAIVGDAWSMLIMRDAHAGLTRFDDFRKSLGIAPTMLTGRLSSLTEEGLLVKRRYSERPPRDEYVLTEAGRDFLPVLFAIGAWGRKHRGGGEVTRFFDAETGTEIDAVTIDSATGAPVGTRPIRVAMPQ from the coding sequence ATGAAAAAACTTTCTGACCAACCCTGCCTGATTGCCCGCAGCCTGGCGATTGTGGGGGACGCATGGAGCATGCTGATCATGCGCGACGCCCATGCGGGACTGACCCGTTTCGATGATTTTCGCAAAAGCCTCGGGATCGCACCGACGATGCTGACGGGGCGGCTTTCATCGCTGACGGAAGAGGGACTGCTGGTAAAACGCCGTTATTCCGAGCGTCCGCCACGAGACGAATACGTGCTGACGGAAGCTGGCCGCGACTTTTTGCCAGTGCTGTTTGCGATCGGCGCCTGGGGGCGCAAACATCGTGGCGGCGGCGAGGTGACCCGGTTCTTCGACGCCGAGACCGGAACGGAGATCGATGCCGTCACCATCGACAGTGCGACCGGCGCGCCGGTCGGAACCCGCCCTATTCGTGTCGCGATGCCTCAATGA
- a CDS encoding NAD(P)/FAD-dependent oxidoreductase gives MSGHFNYIVVGRGMMGAAAARHLAETVEGVALIGPGEPADVKSHQGVFASHYDEARITRTIDGDADWALLANRSIARYADIATRSGVEFYAPVGCLMVGPQRGDANPFVDDVLKAAARLCVSTELLDDQSLKSHFPYFSFEQGCEGVFERDNAGYVNPRALVKAQAILAEKAGVTLIDDIVVSTREEDGRACVQTASGAVYTADQVLVAAGGFSITRDLLPQPVGLDVYARTVAFFEIDEGDLGQYAGMPSLIYEPRDTTKHIYLLPPVRYPDGKFYLKIGGDPDDKRVGSDPEIREWFRSGGRESVRDHLSEIVGTLVPSVDLSRVSMAACIVSKTKSGYPAIGFTASPRIAVLTGGNGTAAKSSDEIGRLGALLLRDGKIADDAFTTDFKPAFL, from the coding sequence ATGTCGGGGCATTTCAATTATATCGTCGTCGGTCGCGGCATGATGGGTGCAGCCGCTGCCCGCCATCTGGCGGAAACTGTGGAGGGTGTGGCGCTGATCGGTCCTGGCGAACCTGCCGATGTAAAGTCGCATCAAGGTGTTTTCGCCAGCCATTACGATGAAGCGCGGATTACCCGCACCATCGATGGCGATGCCGACTGGGCCTTGCTCGCCAACCGCTCCATCGCGCGTTATGCCGATATTGCCACACGCAGCGGTGTCGAATTTTACGCGCCGGTCGGTTGCCTGATGGTGGGACCTCAACGGGGCGACGCCAATCCCTTTGTCGACGATGTTCTCAAGGCGGCGGCTCGGCTCTGCGTTTCCACGGAACTGCTGGATGATCAGAGCCTGAAAAGCCACTTTCCCTATTTCTCCTTCGAACAAGGGTGCGAAGGCGTGTTCGAGAGGGACAATGCCGGTTACGTCAACCCGCGCGCGCTGGTGAAAGCGCAGGCCATATTAGCGGAAAAGGCGGGCGTTACTCTGATCGACGATATCGTCGTCTCGACGCGGGAAGAGGATGGCCGCGCCTGCGTGCAGACGGCTTCGGGCGCGGTTTATACCGCAGACCAGGTACTGGTGGCGGCCGGTGGCTTCTCCATCACCAGGGATTTGCTGCCGCAGCCGGTCGGGCTTGATGTTTATGCCCGCACCGTCGCTTTCTTCGAGATTGATGAGGGTGACCTTGGGCAATATGCGGGCATGCCGTCGCTGATCTATGAGCCGCGCGATACGACGAAACATATCTATCTGCTGCCGCCGGTGCGTTATCCCGACGGCAAATTTTACCTGAAAATCGGCGGTGATCCTGATGATAAAAGGGTCGGCAGTGACCCGGAAATCCGGGAATGGTTCCGTTCCGGCGGACGGGAAAGCGTGCGGGACCACCTTTCGGAGATCGTGGGCACGCTGGTGCCTTCCGTTGATCTCTCGCGTGTCTCGATGGCCGCCTGCATCGTCTCCAAGACGAAGAGCGGCTATCCGGCCATTGGCTTTACCGCCTCGCCGCGCATTGCGGTTCTGACCGGCGGTAACGGCACGGCGGCCAAGAGTTCCGATGAGATTGGGCGGCTGGGTGCTCTGCTGCTGCGGGACGGAAAAATCGCCGATGATGCCTTCACTACGGATTTCAAGCCGGCATTTCTTTGA
- a CDS encoding FAD-dependent oxidoreductase — protein MPDFKYIVVGAGMMGAAAARHLSVQTDGVALIGPAEPADRKTHQGVFSSHYDEARITRGFDGDPVWAELAQRSIRRYAEIEAKSGIRFFTEAGCLFTGNGKGLAGDYVSRALYSADLLGLEVETLGNAALPGRFPMFSLPADHGGYFEASNAGHINPRALVKAQCAIAEAQGARLVRETAGHVRDTSRGVEVMTREGATYTADKVIVAAGGFTNMAELLPSSVDMAATGRTIVFFELDEARQALFRAMPSTIVLAETEDDIVYILPPVLYPDGKVYLKIGGESEKGRLETLVQAVDWFHSDGTPDEVDFLTKKALSLMPELAGCPVTSGSCVASITRSGYPYIGYTQSSNIAVLTGGNFVSAKSSDEIGRLGAQLLLNGQLTEDEFAAEMAPVFV, from the coding sequence ATGCCGGATTTCAAATATATCGTGGTCGGGGCCGGGATGATGGGAGCGGCCGCGGCGCGGCATCTCTCAGTGCAAACGGATGGCGTGGCGCTGATCGGGCCGGCCGAACCCGCCGATCGCAAGACACATCAAGGTGTGTTTTCAAGCCATTACGATGAGGCGCGTATCACTCGCGGGTTTGACGGCGATCCGGTCTGGGCCGAACTCGCGCAGCGCTCGATCCGGCGTTATGCCGAGATCGAGGCGAAAAGCGGCATTCGGTTCTTCACCGAAGCGGGCTGCCTGTTTACCGGCAACGGTAAAGGGCTTGCGGGAGACTATGTATCGCGCGCACTTTACTCGGCAGATCTCCTCGGTCTTGAGGTGGAAACACTCGGCAATGCAGCGCTCCCAGGCCGCTTTCCAATGTTCTCATTGCCTGCCGATCACGGCGGTTATTTCGAGGCCAGCAATGCCGGCCACATCAATCCGCGGGCGTTGGTGAAGGCGCAATGCGCGATTGCCGAAGCGCAGGGTGCGCGGCTTGTGCGCGAGACGGCAGGGCATGTCCGCGATACTTCCCGTGGCGTCGAGGTCATGACGCGGGAAGGGGCCACCTATACGGCCGATAAGGTCATCGTCGCGGCAGGTGGTTTCACCAATATGGCGGAGCTTCTGCCGTCTTCGGTCGATATGGCGGCGACGGGCCGCACCATCGTGTTCTTCGAACTGGATGAGGCAAGGCAGGCGCTGTTTAGGGCGATGCCCTCGACGATCGTCCTGGCGGAAACCGAGGACGATATCGTCTATATCCTGCCGCCGGTGCTGTATCCCGACGGCAAGGTCTATCTCAAAATTGGCGGCGAAAGCGAAAAGGGCAGGCTTGAAACGCTTGTCCAAGCGGTGGACTGGTTCCACTCGGACGGCACGCCTGATGAGGTGGATTTCCTGACGAAAAAAGCCTTGTCGCTGATGCCGGAGCTGGCCGGCTGCCCGGTCACGTCCGGTTCCTGTGTCGCCTCGATCACCCGCAGCGGTTATCCCTATATCGGCTATACGCAATCCTCCAATATCGCGGTTCTGACCGGTGGCAATTTCGTTTCCGCCAAGTCTTCGGACGAGATCGGGCGACTCGGCGCGCAGCTGCTTCTCAACGGTCAGCTGACAGAGGATGAATTCGCCGCCGAAATGGCGCCGGTTTTCGTCTGA
- a CDS encoding lytic transglycosylase domain-containing protein encodes MNRFVIAVAAGVVALASQAGIAFAKDEDVKTKTVTLETFIRKPGYPIPEKSLPSSLKNGYSELIVKYAKRYGVPTNLAHAVVSVESKFNPKARGSAGEVGLMQIKPATARMMGFRGTTKALYDPETNIRWGMQYLATAHQLGGGEVCSTILRYNAGHGATRMNPVSKRYCGKVQALLAS; translated from the coding sequence ATGAACAGGTTTGTTATTGCTGTCGCGGCGGGCGTTGTTGCGCTCGCCTCGCAGGCGGGGATTGCTTTTGCCAAAGACGAGGACGTCAAGACCAAGACCGTGACGCTGGAGACCTTCATCCGCAAGCCCGGTTATCCCATTCCCGAAAAAAGCCTGCCTTCGTCGCTCAAGAACGGCTATTCCGAGCTGATCGTCAAATATGCCAAGCGTTACGGCGTTCCCACCAATCTGGCGCATGCCGTGGTTTCGGTGGAAAGCAAGTTCAACCCCAAGGCCCGTGGCAGCGCCGGTGAAGTCGGGCTGATGCAGATCAAGCCGGCAACGGCGCGGATGATGGGTTTTCGCGGCACGACCAAGGCGCTCTATGATCCCGAGACCAATATTCGCTGGGGCATGCAATATCTGGCGACGGCGCATCAGCTTGGCGGCGGTGAAGTTTGCAGCACCATCCTGCGTTACAATGCCGGCCACGGCGCCACACGCATGAACCCGGTATCCAAGCGTTATTGCGGCAAGGTGCAGGCGCTGCTGGCGAGCTGA
- a CDS encoding N-acetylmuramoyl-L-alanine amidase, protein MNECLPDFTPDFGGAAVAPSPNHGDRLDVAGPDIILLHYTGMTTADGALSWLCNPESQVSSHYFVFEDGRVIQMVPETRRAWHAGKSTWAGDQDINSRSIGIEIANQGHPGGLPEFPKEQVAAVIELCRDCGQRWSIAPERVLAHSDVAPIRKVDPGEKFPWDILSQHGVGHWVEPAPIRGGRFFQRGDHGQPVEALQSMLSIYGYGVEITGAYCEKTEGAVAAFQRHFRPALVDGIADFSTIDTLHRLIGSLPRFSAS, encoded by the coding sequence ATGAATGAATGTCTGCCGGATTTTACCCCGGATTTCGGGGGCGCAGCCGTTGCGCCTTCGCCTAACCATGGCGACAGGCTTGATGTGGCCGGCCCCGATATCATTCTTCTCCACTACACTGGTATGACCACTGCGGATGGTGCCCTTTCGTGGCTCTGCAATCCGGAAAGCCAGGTTTCCAGCCATTATTTCGTTTTCGAAGACGGCCGCGTGATCCAGATGGTTCCGGAAACCCGTCGCGCTTGGCATGCGGGTAAAAGCACCTGGGCGGGGGATCAAGACATCAATTCCCGCTCCATCGGCATCGAGATCGCCAATCAGGGTCATCCCGGCGGCTTGCCGGAATTCCCGAAAGAGCAGGTGGCTGCCGTCATCGAATTGTGTCGCGATTGCGGCCAGCGCTGGTCTATCGCCCCGGAAAGGGTGCTTGCTCATTCGGATGTCGCGCCAATCCGCAAGGTCGATCCGGGCGAAAAATTCCCGTGGGACATCCTGTCGCAGCACGGTGTCGGCCACTGGGTGGAGCCCGCGCCGATCCGCGGTGGACGCTTTTTCCAGCGCGGTGACCATGGCCAGCCGGTCGAAGCGCTGCAGTCGATGCTGTCCATCTATGGATATGGCGTTGAAATTACAGGCGCTTATTGCGAAAAAACCGAAGGCGCCGTGGCCGCCTTTCAGCGGCATTTCCGGCCCGCTCTGGTGGATGGCATCGCGGATTTCTCCACCATCGACACATTGCACCGGTTGATTGGCAGCCTGCCGAGATTTTCGGCCAGCTGA
- a CDS encoding J domain-containing protein, with product MMFDFACLQISSLWERLLGAIGDAAGNALGRVVEAIRTLFEGDPETRRKVSFSVAIIALSAKMAKADGVVNDAEVRAFRQIFDFPEEEAKNVARLYNLARQDVAGYEAYAERLAGLCGSGHANCEMLESVIDGLFHIAKADGLIHERELAFLGRIAEIFHITEDHFETIMARHVHMDGRDPYRVLGVSPSDDFLDIRKRYRSLVAEHHPDKLIARGVPMELHAAANERMAALNAAYAAIEKERRVA from the coding sequence ATGATGTTTGATTTCGCCTGTCTGCAAATTTCATCCCTGTGGGAACGGCTGCTCGGCGCAATCGGCGACGCGGCTGGGAATGCGCTCGGGCGCGTTGTAGAAGCGATCCGCACGCTTTTCGAGGGCGACCCGGAAACCCGCCGCAAGGTTTCCTTTTCCGTGGCCATCATCGCACTTTCCGCCAAGATGGCGAAGGCTGATGGCGTGGTCAACGATGCCGAGGTTCGTGCCTTCCGGCAGATTTTCGATTTCCCGGAAGAAGAAGCCAAGAACGTTGCCCGTCTTTATAACCTTGCGCGTCAGGACGTCGCCGGTTACGAGGCTTATGCGGAGCGGCTCGCGGGTCTGTGCGGTTCCGGTCACGCCAATTGCGAGATGCTGGAAAGCGTCATCGACGGCCTGTTCCACATTGCCAAGGCCGACGGGCTGATCCACGAGCGGGAACTGGCCTTCCTCGGCCGTATCGCCGAAATCTTCCATATCACTGAAGATCACTTCGAAACGATCATGGCGCGGCATGTCCATATGGACGGGCGCGATCCTTACCGCGTACTTGGCGTTTCGCCCTCGGACGACTTCCTGGATATTCGCAAGCGTTACCGTTCGCTGGTGGCCGAACACCATCCGGACAAGCTTATCGCACGCGGCGTGCCGATGGAATTGCATGCTGCAGCAAATGAGCGTATGGCGGCTCTCAACGCCGCCTATGCGGCCATCGAGAAAGAACGCCGCGTCGCATGA